TTTATACGATTAACATTGGTGCTTATTATTTTTTATGGCAAGCAATTTATAGCGGGAAAGAGAATATTGAAAGTTTATCTATTTCGCAAATGACTACGTATATTGCGATCGCATGGATGGCACGCGCTTTTTATTTCAATAATATAGATAGAGAAATTGCGATGGAAATTCAAGAAGGACGTGTGGCGGTAGAACTAATTCGTCCATATAACTATTTAGGTATGAAAGTTATGCAAGGGCTTGGAGAAGGGATATTCCGTTTTGCTTTCTTTTCAATTCCGGGTATGGTTATTGTTACGTTATTATTTTCATTACAAATTACAACGAATTTTCAAACGTGGTTATATTTCTTCTTATCTTTAATATTTAGTTTTATCATTAATACACAAATAAATTTAATGACAGGAATGCTTACATTCTTCTTATTTAATAATAGTGGAATTATGTATGCGAAACGTGTTGTTATCGATTTATTTTCTGGTTTATTATTACCGATTAGTTTTTATCCGTTATGGGCCCAAAAAGCAATGGTGTTTTTACCGTTTCAAGCAATTAGTTATATTCCGAGTATGATTTTCTCTGAAGGTATACAAGGAAGTAAGTTATATGAAGCTTTATTATTTCAAATGATTTGGGCAATTATACTTATTATTCCAATTGTACTGATGTGGAAAACGGCGAGAAAACGTCTAATCGTACAAGGGGGATGACGAGATGATATATATAAAATTATTTTTGCAATATGCAAGTCAATATATAAAAACAAAATTGGAGTATCGTGGCGATTTTATCGTCGGATTACTTTCAGATTTATCACTACAAGCTGTTAATTTAATCTTCATTCTCGTTGTGTTTGGGCATACTCAAGCACTAAAAGGGTGGAGCCGAGAAGAAGTAATCTTTATCTATGGGTTCTTTTTAGTACCGTTTGCCATTTTTTCAGCTTTCTTTAATATATGGGACTTTAATGATCGTTACATTATTAAAGGAGAAATGGACCGTATATTAACGAGACCGATTCATAGTTTATTTCAAATTATATTAGAAAGAATGGAACTTGAATCTTTAATTGGAGCTATTACGGGGATTATTGTGATGGGTTATGCAGCAATGGAGCTGCAATTATCTTTTTACTGGTATGATTTCTTCCTATTCCTACTTATGGCAGGGGGAGGGGCACTTGTGTACGGCGGGATATTTGTTACGCTTGCAAGTCTTGGCTTTTGGTCGGATGCGAAAAGTTCCATTATGCCGCTTATGTATAACATAGGGAATTATGGACGCTATCCTGTTGATATTTATAACCGTGTTATTCGCTTTGTTTTAACGTTTGTTTTACCGTTTGCATTTGTTGGGGTATATCCAGCAGCATACTTTTTAAGAAAAACAGAGTGGAATAGCTATGCTTTCGCAACGCCAATTGTTGGTGTTATCTGTTTTACTATTGCAATTACCCTCTGGAATCAAGGGGTTAAACGATATCGTGGTGCAGGAAATTAATTATAGAAGCTTGTTCGTTTCTAAGGGATAAATCAGCTATAGTCCTCATACATATAAAATGAGGTGGAGGACATGTTATGGGGATTTATTCTATTAATTGCAGCAATCGCTATTTTGAGAAGTGTCCAATTATTATGGAGTTCATATTCAAACTCCAATCGTTTCTTTTCGCTGTACAATTTAGCTACGTTGTTTTTGATTTATACAACGGTACTGATTGCGTTTGGATTAAGTTATGTTGTGCTAGAGGAAATGGGGTTTGCAGTTTTGAAAGAAGATGGGGATAGGCTAAGTGCTCATTCCTTTCAGCTCGTTGAAATATGTTTATATTTTAGTGCGGTTACTTTATTGTCCGTTGGATACGGTGATATCGCTCCGATTGGAATCGGAAGATGGATTGCAATTGGAGAAGCGCTAATTGGATATACATTACCGTTTGCCTTTGTGGTAAGGACTGTAATGGACAATGAAAAATAAGGTAGCATTTGTTATAGTAATAGAAAAGAAAAGGAGTGATAACAATGATCACAGTAGGAGAAATAGCGCCGGAATTTACATTAGAGGGAAGTACCGGAGAACAAATTCGCTTAGCTGACTTCCGAGGTAAAAATGTAGTTTTATATTTTTATCCGAAAGATATGACTCCAGGCTGTACAACTGAAGCATGTGATTTTCGTGATGCATATGGATTATTCCAAGAGAAGGACACGGTCATCCTTGGTGTAAGTCCTGATTCGGTGAACAGACATATGAAATTCATAGAGAAGCATGAGCTTCCATTTGTACTTTTAGTAGATGAAGATCATAAAGTAGCAGAATTGTACGATGTTTGGAAGTTGAAAAAGAACTTTGGAAAAGAGTACATGGGAATCGAGCGTTCTACATTCCTTATCAATAAAGATGGTGAACTTGTAAAAGAATGGCGTAAAGTGAAAGTGAAAGGACATATTGAAGACGTTCTTTCTTATATAAAGTGAAACTTTAATCAGTGGGGGTGTCTATCCACACTGATTATTAGCCCGCACCAATTGGGCTTTTACGGGCAGTTGATATCCCGCCTAACTCCTTCGTATTTGCGGAATTTTGAAGTGGGAGTCTTACTGCCCGCAAATAGCGGGATAAAATAATCTATATTAATGTGGAGAAAAAATATATATGTAAG
This Bacillus mycoides DNA region includes the following protein-coding sequences:
- the bcp gene encoding thioredoxin-dependent thiol peroxidase, which codes for MITVGEIAPEFTLEGSTGEQIRLADFRGKNVVLYFYPKDMTPGCTTEACDFRDAYGLFQEKDTVILGVSPDSVNRHMKFIEKHELPFVLLVDEDHKVAELYDVWKLKKNFGKEYMGIERSTFLINKDGELVKEWRKVKVKGHIEDVLSYIK
- a CDS encoding ABC transporter permease, with protein sequence MIYIKLFLQYASQYIKTKLEYRGDFIVGLLSDLSLQAVNLIFILVVFGHTQALKGWSREEVIFIYGFFLVPFAIFSAFFNIWDFNDRYIIKGEMDRILTRPIHSLFQIILERMELESLIGAITGIIVMGYAAMELQLSFYWYDFFLFLLMAGGGALVYGGIFVTLASLGFWSDAKSSIMPLMYNIGNYGRYPVDIYNRVIRFVLTFVLPFAFVGVYPAAYFLRKTEWNSYAFATPIVGVICFTIAITLWNQGVKRYRGAGN
- a CDS encoding ABC transporter permease gives rise to the protein MGKYIEMIRIRFLMMLAYRTNYYSGILIYTINIGAYYFLWQAIYSGKENIESLSISQMTTYIAIAWMARAFYFNNIDREIAMEIQEGRVAVELIRPYNYLGMKVMQGLGEGIFRFAFFSIPGMVIVTLLFSLQITTNFQTWLYFFLSLIFSFIINTQINLMTGMLTFFLFNNSGIMYAKRVVIDLFSGLLLPISFYPLWAQKAMVFLPFQAISYIPSMIFSEGIQGSKLYEALLFQMIWAIILIIPIVLMWKTARKRLIVQGG
- a CDS encoding potassium channel family protein, encoding MLWGFILLIAAIAILRSVQLLWSSYSNSNRFFSLYNLATLFLIYTTVLIAFGLSYVVLEEMGFAVLKEDGDRLSAHSFQLVEICLYFSAVTLLSVGYGDIAPIGIGRWIAIGEALIGYTLPFAFVVRTVMDNEK